The Arachis ipaensis cultivar K30076 chromosome B07, Araip1.1, whole genome shotgun sequence genome includes a window with the following:
- the LOC107609712 gene encoding uncharacterized protein LOC107609712 translates to MADTIIFTQKVITCLASGAAVRCNNNNINNNASKVDQFPSTHRLRFNSTVAKQSRFSFLDQKKNEGTRKKKLAICALPPETPVPVDATSHGQLWDFITNSSLSDWQVWVGGSAVTVLLSFVTKGKWGPLLQLQDKLQTTIDQAEKVVDMVEDVAERVEKVAEEAANNLPEGKLQDAAEYIENLAEKIDKSAEMAEAALEKIEDISEQLESFVESTQELKTVTTAVQAKDQN, encoded by the exons atggcAGACACAATTATCTTTACTCAAAAAGTTATAACTTGCTTAGCATCAGGAGCAGCTGTTAGATGCaataacaataatattaataataatgctTCAAAGGTTGATCAGTTTCCAAGCACTCACCGTCTTCGGTTCAACTCTACTGTAGCTAAGCAGAGTCGCTTCTCTTTTCTGGATCAGAAGAAAAATGAAGGCACTAGAAAGAA AAAATTGGCGATCTGTGCTTTACCACCAGAAACCCCGGTTCCGGTTGATGCAACTTCACACGGCCAGTTGTGGGATTTCATCACAAACTCCTCACTCTCTGATTG GCAAGTTTGGGTTGGTGGATCTGCAGTTACAGTACTTCTATCCTTTGTCACCAAGGGCAAATGGGGACCTTTGTTACAATTGCAAG ACAAACTTCAAACAACAATAGATCAAGCAGAAAAGGTTGTAGATATGGTGGAAGATGTGGCTGAGAGAGTGGAGAAAGTGGCAGAAGAAGCAGCCAATAATCTTCCAGAGGGAAAACTCCAGGATGCTGCTGAGTATATTGAAAATTTGGCTGAGAAAATAGACAAGAGTGCTGAAATGGCGGAGGCTGCATTAGAAAAG ATAGAAGACATTAGTGAGCAGCTGGAATCCTTCGTTGAGTCAACACAGGAATTAAAAACTGTCACGACTGCTGTGCAAGCAAAGGATCAGAACTAG